The genomic stretch gtccgattcaagcttcgatggatcgttaggtcgacttgccatactttacatggcaatcgacctaaaaatcattgaaattcgttcggaaatgctcggaaataatcaaatcgacgcgtatcgacggacgcattcgacgcggaaacgcatggtgtgtatccagcataagcgtccgttatgcttagagtgacgtcattgtaaacaaactcatggctgccattttgtggccaaaaagctaactgcatgaaaatgcaaaaaaaaaataaaaaaaatagaccaATATGTCCTAAAATAAttgatttacatcccaccctcccaaaaatacccacataaaatgtttaataatgaaaaaaaaaaaaaaaacattacaattaaaaaaaaacaacacataaatatttacctaagggtctaaactttttaaatatctatgtaaacatgaaatatttatatatattttttaattataagcttgtaaatagtgatggattcaaaacggaaaaaatgcacttttatttccaagtaaaatattgtcaccatacattgtgatagggacataatttaaacggtgtaataaccgggacatatgggcaaatacaatacgtgagtttcagtggcgtagctatggagctatgggccccgatgcgagttttacattgggccccccagcactctatatatacggcgcaacaaaacctgccaaggtcatccacagtattagaggtgcaagaaggggatgggaaacagtttgttaatgattactactattcaaagcatctatagaagtgattattaccaccacaggaccaataaacagctaatgctttcattgaggaagggccccatggggcccctctggcccaagggccccgatgcggtcgctacctctgcaacccctattgctacgcccctggtgagttttaattatggaggcatgtattattttaaaactataatggccgaaaactgagaaataatgcattttttccgttttttcccttattcttcctgttaaaatgcatttacagtaaagtggctcttagcaaaataaaacccccaaagaaagcctaattggttgcggaaaaaacgagacatagatcagttcattgtgataagtagtgataaagttataggctaatgaatgggaggtgaacattgctcggatgcataaagtgaaaacgactgaaggctgaagaggttaaaagacagagtgtggtgttaaaaatgcaactgtgacagtctcaTGCAATGTTAtaatgttataaataaattaaaaaaaaatatatatatatctttgtggtggtaatgttctatttcttatccatactacacatacaaatcattatatcataagtttgtttttgttttttttgttgcttcGGGTTTGTTTTAAGCAAGTCACAGTAAGTGACACAAATGGTGTCTTTCTTCTCACCCTGTTATTGATGATGACGTTGAAGTATTCTTGAGTTTCGTCATCACTGTCTTGGTTGTCAGGAGATGAAGGAGATGATAGAGCTGATGTGGGGTTTCCAGGTAAAGTATTTGATCTGACAGTAGAGGGCGTACTTCTTGATCTTCTCTacaaatttaaacaaaaaaaaaaattgagtgttTTTGTGCTCAGAACTACATAATATATttaatactagctgatgacccggcgttgcccaggtatataTTTGGCTGCTATTGCTGGGtgtctgtgggctgtggagtgtctcacacagagaaatgcaatagtactatcagaatacagtgaaataataatgcactggagtggttctgtgcctgcaacttaacaaggcaacagcagtagtgtgcacacagctctgggtgtcagtgggctgtggaatgtcacacacacaaaaaaacacaggagaccgatgtactagccctaaaaagggctgtttggggtgctttcacagcaagtgaggaacaagaacacaggcctagctaattctttccctacctatctgcagcaagtctgtccctgctctcactaacagcagccagcagagaatgaatccagtatgaccaccgcaactgctttctgATAAGGGGGTGGGGTCCAGGAAGggatgctagctgattggctgccatccgtctcctgactgtgaggtaaggggtcaaagtttagctccatgaggcctcttgcacactgcaagcgattccgattcagattccgctttttaatcagtttttacatccgattccgattcgtagtttgctccctgcacactgcaaatcggaatctgaatcggatgtaaaaactgattaaaaagcggaatctgaatcggaatcacttgcagtgtgcaagaggcctcataaTGTATAGGGAATCGAACACAGCAAATGTTTGCTATTCACCCCgaatgcgaacagccgatgttcgcagaatactgctcgccggcgaactgttcgggccatcgctAGTGCTACGTAAATGGCACAAAggccagtaaaattgccatgtgcacgTCACTTTGTGGGCTGGGGCACACTAAAGCGATTTTATGTGCGTTTTTATTCTGCCACTTACCTTATAGCAGAGAGTCCCCAGCACAGCGCTGACCAGGATCCCAGCAGCCAGGAGGAACCATAAATACTGTCCAGACGTCTTTGTAGCGCTGTTTGCTGGAGAAATATAAATAAAAGAACACTTCTGTGAATTTCAGGAAGTGCGTGGAGAAAGGATGATCAAGAGCCAGCAAAACTTTCAAGGTCGCTCTTGAGGCAATTCAGCTCCAGTCTTGTGTAAAAGATACCAGAGCTGACCAACATTTTaaaaacctgggggggggggggggggatcctcatGCTCGCCGCTTCCACTCTCACCTAAATGATTGCCCCCGAGGCTCTTCTGGGACAGCCGGGTCGGACAGTAGTGCGCAGGCGCTGACCCAGTGGTGTGCATCCTTGAACGCACGTGCCTGGCCGCACTGTGCATGGGCATGATGTCACGATtgatgtgcgcatgcgcagagtgctcccagccgtGGGCGCAGGATTAAGGAGGCGTGCTGCCTGGTCAGCGTCTGAGCACTAATGCCCGACCCGGCCGCCCCAGAAGAGGCTAAAggggcattaaagtgaacctccggactaaaaaaatcgactcagcagcactgaaaaggcttggtgtttgtttaacagtttcacagcatcagaactttgtttctcttatccaagccttattttcagctgcacagaagaaaactgcccgggcatttttcccctgatgttgtgcaaagcatgatgggatttctgatgttgttgttctcgttctgctgttttggtgcaattttttttttggggacattttgaatttgacatttcaagcctagcgtgtgcagctgggaggggtaatcaggacacaggacagttggaactgtgtctcctgctccttgtcgcctcctttcaaccaaaaagatggctgcccccatgaagtcacaaacatttgcctgttttaaaacagggtaggaaagagattatattacctatctattctaattaacatacctaatgtaacttaatgacagtatgtttgtttaggctgaagttcctctttaaggtgaaagctgaggtgggcagaggagaatggggggagcggtgggcatgaggacagcTCCCatgcctactccaccagtttgttttttttgtgtcagCTCTAGTCAgtacacttgaagtgagaaggctatggaggctgacatatttatttgcttttaaacaatacagactgcctggctatcctgcttatcctctgctaatactaatacttttacccagcccctgaacaagcatgcagatcaggatcTCTgagtgaagtgtgactggattagctgcaggcttgtttcaggtgtgtgattcagccactactgcagccaaagatgagcaggactgccagggaactggcattgttaaaaaggaaaatatggcagcctccatatcccttttatttctttttaatttataaaGTACACTCATTTTTTTGAGTGATTGTAGAAATTGAAAACTCTGATGTATCACACACACCTGTGTTTGATTATTCCCCAATTATGAACaaaaaatgatagaaaaaactgaaaaaatttgcttgggtctataaatcaagaaatggACAGTCTATCCTACACCATGGGCCGGCGCCGTCCTGGAATGATCCTTTGGGCCCCGCCGCGGGTAAGTTTCGTTATCAACGGCTTGCAAGTTAACGGCCACGGCACCTGCGCAGCCTTGTTCGCACGCCTGtcaccgggagcgtcctgcacagatGCAGTACGAGGTGGCCGTCAACTTGCAAGTCGGCGATATAGAAACttagcggcgggggaccggaggatcattccaGAACGGTGCGGGCCCCGGGTGGCTGCAAGGGGTtggcaggtaagttaaactttttgttttaaagcaacttcaggttccctttacagagactctgtaacataaaaaaacgGGATACTTACATCGAGagacggggaagcctcagggtcccaatggtgCTTCCctgtcccctgtagctgcagggaatccagcgctggcttcccctgtcccccccccctcccgacaaGTGATGATGTATTTACCTTGCTgagatcctgcgcaggtgcacgaGCAGCTCTTCATTccggctaggcggaaatagctgagcccgattgtatctggtctactgcgcaggcacaaaaggactcgcgcctgcatagtagagcggatcgatcggttttggctatttccgccttaacccgaatGCGCAGGATCGaggcaggtaaatatttacctcaccgtgATTCGGGAGGTCCAGGCAGGCAGGATGGGGAAGCATCgtcaggatccagaggcctccccctcccgaggtaaatacCCCCCAGGAGCCCTATTTTCCTtacatattttctttaaagggaaccagagacgaagcactctcatgtattttaccatatatatcagtgggaacatcagagaaaacacctacccttctctccgtttcattcttcactgctcagcctgcttgttatcagccctgataaaatccccggctgagcattcagtctggctttgctcaggaatcattatagccaagTCTGTCTTCTctaatgtcttttcaagcccaagcctgcccccacctggctctgctataatgactcagctataatgattcctgagcaaagctagactgaatgctcaggcggggattttatcagggctgctaacaagcaggctgagcagtgaaggatgaaacagagagaagggtatgtgttttctctaatgttcccactgatctatatggtaaaataaatgagggtgcttcgtctctgtttTTTCCTAAAAATGTGTATCTTGTGAAATCTCCATTGTATTTTCGTTAACATTTTGAGTCAGGCAAAAATGCAAATTTTGATGTGAACATGACTTTGGCAAACATTCAAGCTCAGCCCTGGATACAAACCCCATGCAGACACTGCCCTGGCGGTGAACTGGAATCCGTACTTCTTAGTCTGTTATCCACTTCATATATTGACCTCGCTCAACTTCCAGCTTACCTAAAACTTCCAGGTAGATCTTCCCGGTGAATTTCCCATGGGGAAAGATGTTGAACTCGCAGCAGTAGGGTCCGGCGTCGCCAGCGCTTACATTCGAGATCACGATTCCGTAATCCTCAGCCAGAGACACCCGTTCCGCGTATTTGGGTTTCACGGTGCCCCGAGTGTCATGGTCATTCACATGGATGGCGATATACTCCTCGTTGCAGAAGTGCCAGTTCACCTGGGTGACTTTGGCGCCCTCTACCTGCAGGTGACATTTcagggtgacgtcacttccggaggcAGCGGTGATGTTGTGTGTTTCCACGGAGGCGGAGACTGACACACCTACAAAGAAGGAGGAGTCTCAGTGAGAAGAAGTAAATTGCTCGTATCTCAGATATCACGACAGATGGTCAACCAGGTGATAATAAATCAGACTTGCAAGCAAATTTAATGTAAatttaaattgtatgcagcttggatatGGGCCAATCACAAACCAGAATTATCAGAATCTCATAGACAATCTCTAAATATTACATATTGTAGGAAGAGAGTCCATGTTATGAATTTTTAGGAAATACGAATTTATCGGCTAACTAAAAATACtgaggtccagaggcttccccgatcTTCCTACGGCGCTGCGACCCTCTAAACAAACTGCGTGTACGGGCATGGCCGCACCGTGCCAGCACCAAGTACAGCTCATGCCTGCGCAGCAgttcagagatttttttttgtccgtGAACAagtagtgaaggatgaaacagagagcagggtaggcgtggTACCATGATTCTGCCCAGCCGTTAGTGTCTACACTCATGCACGACGGGGGGTGTGGCCGTGAAGATGAAGAGGGTACCAGCTGGCAGTGGAGGAgtttacaggcagtgagagggatatggaggcggccatatttatttctttttaaacaatgctagttgcctgacagtcctgctgatcctttgcctctaaagcTACATGCACACGTTCAAGAAGCGCACAACGTGCAAACGACCATCCGCACAACACGACGAACCGCACAAACTGTATGTCCACACGTCCAGACGGAtaaacgaccaactcatttacatactgcgcacGATAGCGGAACAACGGACTACACATTTAACagtcgttcaaacgacttgtacacacggATTAACTGCACATTGTCAGACGACCGTAGGCCAACATAGATCCGACAGATCGGGCGCAACACCGGTTATCAGTCGCTCGTCAAGTCGTTTGCTTCGTACATACGCCCGATTGGCAGCCAACAGTCTAAAACAGACTAAACTCGGACAACAATCAGGCAGTTTTGTTGAGCATGCATACGGGCCTTAACTACCTGCCGACCGGCTAACGCCAATGGGCAAggccgcggcggcagcaccaggaccgcctaacgccgattggtgtcaagtcctgggactCTGTTTTGAagtatctcctgctcggggggcggagctccgacccctcttcagtctccaagcggcaattGCCGTTTTCACACATAGTACAGctctgtgatcagcagcagcgctgtactgggggcaggagagcgatcggcgtgattggctggctgcagggagggtaataagaaataaaaaaaaaagttaaaaaaactctcaaattatatatatatatatatatatatatatatatatatatatatatatatatagattatatatataaaaaaacacctggggggcgatcagaccccaccaacagagagctctgttggtggggggaaaaggggggggggatcacttgtgtgctgtgttgtgcggccctgcagcttggccttaaatttgcagtggccattttagttaaaattggcctggtctttaggggggtttaccactgtggtcctcaagtggttaaccactaaccccccttaaggaccaggagtttttgcatgggggccgggggcgcgtttggggggagggggggagagacggTCAGGCAGCCGGTTCCCCAGTGTGGCATGCTGGGCtttgtgtcccccctgtagctggcagccttcactcaccttccaggctccagcaataaGCCACAGTGGACccctctgctccggccggcatctctgctcctactgcaGTTCAGTTCCGtgtcgtggcttgatgacgtcatcaagcctggACCCAGCACTGATGTCAGAGGGAGCAGAAATGCCGGCAAGAGCGgtggggggtgccgatcgtcgcgggaacggcagggaggtgagtggctcctcttctttcccccctaccgccgcagctgttactggtgatcatgtgatcagcagctaTACACGATGgtagctgatcactgaggggagatgccagctgtcatatgacagcctaatctcccctcttggttgcgcacgatcgcgttggGAAGTGGTAACGCCAGCCGAATAGATCCTACCCTGCATCAGGCTAGAacggccacaagtgcggcgtaggatctaatgtaggtggtccccaaaaggttaattaCTAATgccaaatataattttttttttccagaacaaTGGACATGATTCACAaacctttttcacctgttttcaccttatttatGTCACATCACAtgtttaagcttccaaagagcaaaaatataataggaTTAAAGTAatgaaagtaatattgaaatgaagttaatcaggaacaacttactttgagtgactaTTTTgcctgtaaatgtgctgaaaggttaattTTTATCAAATGAATTTAAGTGAAAatgacttaacctccctggcggtttaattattttgccagggaggctgcgggagggttttttttaaattaaaaaaaaaaatatttcatgcagccaactgaaagttggctgcatgaaagcccactagagggcgctccggaagcgtactttcgatcgcctccggcaatcgaaagtaacaagataggccgcaatgcgcggcctatcttgtttcgctgtgagcggagtgacgtcatggacgtcagtcgacgtcctgaggtcagagccgcccgatccagcccctagcgccggccggaactgtttgttccggctgcgctgggctcgggcggctggggggaccctctttcgccgctgcacgcggcggatcgccgcggagcggcggcgatcgggcagcacacgcggctggcaaagtgccggctgcgtgtgctgcttttttcagaactcaaatcggcccagcagggcctgagcggcgacctccggcggcataccccgagctcagctcgggattaccgccaaggaggttaagtcattgtgagaagttttgtgaatagagcccattgtaggatttctttgggtaatatttttttccccaagtATTGCTCAACTTTACAGGCATTTTACAAATAGAAAAATAGgcttaaaatgcagaaaatactgaTTTTAGTTTTCATTTGTTATTCTTCCTAATTttcacgtgacaagtgccacggtTATAGAACACATCAAGATATATTATTTGGCCATATATTATCATTAGCGCCTCGCAATCgcgccatacactggcagatctCTGGGGAATTGTGAAGGTGGAAATGGTGGAAATgtaaccccccaacccccccctcccttccagctTATCTTATCcttcccttcttgccattttctaCTTCTGCAGCCGAACGGTTACTAGAAACTCAACTCGCTGCCTGGCTAGATTACCAATACTTTCTACAGGCGTCTACTGCATCCCCAcgtctgcatacctcccaactttttgagatgagaaaaagggacagttaagccatgcccatgccacacccctggccacgcccctagtcacgcatagcataaagatttcataagaaaaatatgttgttttataattcagaccacactggtcctttctatccttgttcattttccttcatattaacattttaaaattagtaatgtatcaatttcaaggatgggaataaagtttagagtcaaacacatttttagtatagaaatatatatatttacatagaaagagggacaaagtcctgaaagagggacaaatgagggggaacgaGGGACAAaggaacagggctcccaaaaagggactgtccctccgaaagagggacagttgtgaacTATGCGTCTGAATAGCCTACTTCGTGACAGGGCTGCCTA from Hyperolius riggenbachi isolate aHypRig1 chromosome 2, aHypRig1.pri, whole genome shotgun sequence encodes the following:
- the TIGIT gene encoding T-cell immunoreceptor with Ig and ITIM domains, whose protein sequence is MMSPRGLIVPLTLCYLLHLTGVSVSASVETHNITAASGSDVTLKCHLQVEGAKVTQVNWHFCNEEYIAIHVNDHDTRGTVKPKYAERVSLAEDYGIVISNVSAGDAGPYCCEFNIFPHGKFTGKIYLEVLANSATKTSGQYLWFLLAAGILVSAVLGTLCYKRRSRSTPSTVRSNTLPGNPTSALSSPSSPDNQDSDDETQEYFNVIINNRPTAPQRQLDSIYGSP